AACAGGAAAGCGCCAGGCGGAATTCTTGTCGCGAACATAAAAGAGCAGATTCGATTCTTCATTAGTTCCAATATGGTCTCAGCTCGTGGGAAGTTGAGCTACTAAGTCTCAAGGCCCCAAGTCTCTAAGCTCCCCTTCAAGGCTGCACAACCCATCGCTGAGGAGCTCAGGAGCTAGAAGCTTAGCAGCTATTTATTCCTCGATGCTTCGTACGGTTTCTGCAGACCGCGCTCGGCGGCGATCTTAGTATCGGGAGCGGTGTCGCCTACATTCAACGCGGCATTGTAGTGCCTAAGCGCGGACTCACGGTTTTCCTGAATATCGAAGATGCGGCCCAGATAGATATGCGACCACGCCAGCATACGTGGATCGTGACTTAGTTGCAGCGTCTTCTGGAAATTATCGATCGCGTCCTTCATGCGGCCCTGCAACGACGAAGCACGAGCCAAAATAAAGGCGGCACGCGCCTGGTCGCCTGAGCCGCCGCTGATCGCGCCCGTGGCGATCTCCTCGGCGCCTTTGGCATCACCTGCTATCAAACTCTCTTCGGCAGCATCAAGCGAGTCGCCGGGTGCGCGCAGTGTTGCCCGTACCAAATCGGGAGAGCCCTGCTTGGCGAAAGTAATTTCTCTGGCGCGCTTCTGTTCGCGTCCCAGGGTCAGGTTGAGATTCGTCAGCATAGGCCCAAAGGCGTCCTGGAAACCGACTTCACCCTTTTCGAAATCGGCGAACTGTTCGTAGAAATAGCGTGTCAGCACGAAGCCCTGTTGCATCGCCTCATCAACCTCGCGCGAGTAAATAGCCTCCACGCGCTTCTCCCGCGCTTTGCGATCCTCATTGTCAATGCGAGGAACCGGTGTCGTGCGGATTTCAACCGCGCGAATCAGCGATTCAGTGACCAAGAGTGCGATGTCGGTCTTAAACTTCTCGTCGAGCGGAGCATTTGCGACCGTCTGCAGCAGAGGCTTCAAGCCCTGCATACGGTTGTAGCGCTTTAAGGCCAGTGGATCGAGCGTGTAGTGCAGGTACGTGTGCCGCACCGGCTGCATCTTCAAAACACCCTGATCGGGCGCCATCACCATCAAATAATTCACGCTGTAGTTGCGCGCGTTGATTTCTCCCGGCGCCACCAGCGGCTCGATGTAAAGCGCGAAGCTGCGGCTAACGTATCCGCTGATCGGCAAGCGCAGATAGGCGTCGGTCTCCAGAATCATGTTTGCTACCTGGTTGTGATAGCGATCAACGTAAGCCTGATACTGCGGCTCGTACTGTGTCCAAAGCTCATGCAGATGCGCTGCCTGATAGAAGACCTGAAGCACCGACAGGTACCCGAGCACGTTTTGCGCATCCGGAGGCAGATCGGCCTCTTTGATTGTGGGCTTGAACTCCGGTGGCTCGGTCGTATAAAGAGCCAGCGAGACATACTGCGCGATATTCCGCGAAGGATCGGCGGCCTGATGATCCCGAATGTAATCGCAAAGCTGCTTGCGCTGGAACTGCGCATCCTCAGAGGCGGCCACGGAGCGAATCACCGCAGCCCGAACTTGATTGCGGAGCGGATCAGAAGAGGAAAGCTCCTGGTCATAACCACAGGAGTTCAACCCGGCAAAAAATGAGAAAAAAGTCTCACTTACGTCAAGAGTGATCTTGTTGCCCGCAGGATCGGCCACCGGTCCAGGGTGAGACATCGGAGCAGCCGGCGCCGCAGCCTTCTGAGCAACAGCAGTCCAAGAGAGTAGGGAAGTGAGCAGTAAAGCCAGAGCCAGCACTTGGGGTAACCCTACAGGGGCACGACGGAGAGAATAAGAACCCAGAGACAGCCTCCTCAACGGTTGGACGGGGATGCTCAATTTTACTGTAGAGCAGCTATTAGCTTCCAGCCGCCAGCTCACCTTCGTGCCCTTCGTGTCCTTCGTGGTTTCACCCAGGTGTTCTCCGTGCCTCCGTGTCTCCGTGGTGAATAACCGTCCTAAGATATGGACATGCAGGATGACGATCTCGTCGTAGTCCACACCTTTTCCGACCAGTTTGAGGCCGACATGGCCTTGAGCGCTCTGGAAGCTGCAGAGATCGACGCCATCATTCAGGCCGACACCGCGGGAGGAATGCGTCCACACATAGCCTGGGCCAGCGGTGGATTTAAGGTGCTGGTGCGCGAGGAGGACGCGCTAGAGGCTAAAGAAATTCTCGAGTCGCGGGTGCGTCCAGAATAAAAGCAAAACCCGACACGGATCACACGGATAAAAGCACGGATCACCGCGGGCGCCGGTTCGTCCGGGTTTCTTGACTTCAACTGGATTTCTTATCTAATCGTTAATCGGACATTCACACAAATATCCGTGCAATCCGTGTCATGTTTTTGACTTTTCTCTCCAGAATCATTTCGGAACAAAGCCAGACCTGTGCTACCTTGTCGCGGCATGCAAATCGGCGACGGCAGCGCCACTCCTCAATTTGAAACTGCAGAGTTCCAGGCGAAGCCGGGAACAGACACTTGCGCGGTCTGCAATCAACCGATCTCCGGCACCTACTATCGGGTGAACAATCACATGGCGTGCAGCGCCTGCACGGAACGCCTTAAGAGCTCGATTCCGAAGGACAGCCATGCCGCCTTCGCTCGCGCAGTCACTTTTGGTGCCGGAGCGGCAATCGCCGGCCTCGCGCTTTATGCCGTGGTCGGAATTGTGACCGGGCTGATGATTGGCTACGTCTCTTTGGCAGTCGGTTGGCTCGTAGGCAAAGCCATGATGAAAGGCTCCGGCGGACTCGGCGGGCGTCGCTATCAGATGGTCGCTGTTCTCTTGACGTATGCAGCTGTTTCGATGGCCGCGATCCCCATGGCAATCGCGGAATTTTCCAAGGAGAAGAAGCAGCGCGCACAAAGCCAGGCCCAAGCTCCGCAGCCGAATGACAACGCAAATCCGCAGAGTCCGTCGCCGGAAGGAGGGCAAGCGGCAGCGTCGAGTCCCGAGAGTGGCGCCACGGGTAAGCACATGAGTTTTGCCTCTGCCATCGGCTATCTCGCACTTCTCGGACTGGCCTCTCCTTTCCTCGAACTTGGTTCCTCTCCGCTGAATGGATTGATCGGACTCGTGATCCTCTTCGTCGGCATTCGCATCGCGTGGCAGCTCACTCGCGGACATCCACCGCTGGTTGTCGATGGCCCATTCTGAACTTAGACTGAACTAGTTCATGGGCACAATCGATCATACGTCGGCCATCACTCCTCAAGTCATCTCGAATTGTCCGCGTTGCCGCCGTGAGCTGGCCGCAGGCGCGCTGGTTTGCGATCAATGCAACGCCCTGGTGCATAGCGAGCAACTGACACAGCTTTCGGCGCAGGCGAAACTGCTGGAAGAAAGTGGCGAGCTGCTTCAAGCGCGCGACACCTGGCTGAGTGCGCTGCCTCTACTGCCGCCGAACGCGAAGCAGGCGGAGTGGATCCAGCAGCATGCGCGTGATCTTCAAAACGATGCCGCCCGCGTGCCGGTGCCAAAACAGGAGAATCAATGGGCACGCAAGCTCGGTCCGATGGCGCCCATCGCCGTCATCCTGGCCAAGAGCAAAGGATTATTGGCGCTGTTCAAGCTCAACTTCCTGCTCAGCCTCGCAGGGTTCATCGCAGTCTATTGGAAGCTGTGGGGCGCGAAATTCGGAGCCGGATTCGCGATCCTGATCCTGCTCCATGAGATGGGACACTTCATCGACATCAAGCGCCGCGGCCTGCCTGCCGATATGCCGGTCTTCTTGCCCGGCCTGGGAGCCTACGTCCGCTGGCAAGCGCTGGGCGTAACCGTGGAAACTCGCGCTGCCATCAGCCTCGCAGGCCCGCTAGCCGGATTGATTTCAGGAGCCGTCTGTGCCGTCGTCTATTTCGAAACTGGAAATCCGCTGTGGGGAGGACTAGCCCGCGCAGGCGCCTGGCTCAACATAATGAACCTGATCCCGATCTGGATGCTGGATGGAGGACAGGCAGCATCAGCACTCAGCAAGATGGAACGGTTGATCCTGCTGACCGGTTCATTGGCGCTATGGCTTCTGCTGCGAGAGAACGTGTTCTTTCTCGTAGCACTAGGAGCGCTCTGGCGTAGCTTCAGCAAAGATCTTCCTGCACACTCCAGCCCTCGCACGTTGACTTACTTTCTCGTGGTGATGACAGGCCTGGGCCTTGTCATGCGCCTGATGCCCGGCGAGGGCTTCGGCCGGTGATTTGTAGATGAACGGTGTTGAACCTTATCGATATGACACTCATGGCAATTGGACAGAGCGAACCACTTCCTACCGCAACAGCCCGGATGAAGCATTCGAGCCGTCGACCACGACTCGCCGAACTTTGACATATCACTAAGTCTTTCCTACGCGTCGGTGGCTGCGAGTGACGCGTTGGCTACACACAGCGCAGGTCCCGCAACGTGAACGGTCCCGGTTCGGGAAGTCCGGTGCGAATCTGCTCTGGAGTGAATCGACGCGAGGGCTGGAGATCGTTGGGAGCGGCAGCGCATGGAGGCGCGGCGTCTACTACTCCCTCTTCGAGAATCCTCACTTGGGCGAGCGCGATCAACGGTACTCGCATTGTCAGCTCGAAGACGTGTGCAAGCGTGTAAAGGAACCAAACAGGTGCGGGCAGTATGAGAGTTTTCTTGCCAAGCACACGCCCAACCCGCCTCACAGCTTCGCTAAGGTAGAGTTCCTCTGCTCCAGTGACCGCGACTGTGGCTCGCGAGAGCCGTCCATCGAGCAGGGCAGCGCATATAACGTCAACCAGGTCCTGGATTGGCACAGGACGAATCGGTTTTTCCCGCAAACCGACCTTGGCAAAGATGGGAAGCGTGAAAATCGTGTGGCTGAGATGATCGAGCATGTGATCACCGCGTCCGTAGATCATGCCGCACTTCAGAATCGTATGATCCAGGCCTGAGTTTCGTACCAGCTCCTCAGCTTCCCATTTTGATTCGTGATAAGCCGATCCGCAATTTGGCCGCGCGCGCAGAAAGCTAATGAGCACGATCTTTCGCACGCCTGCAGTCTTTGCCGCCTGTGTAACGTTAGCAGTGCCTTGAATGTGGACTCGCTGATAGGTTTGCTGTCCGATCTGCCGATTGATACCGGCACAGTGGGCGACAGCATCGCATCCTGAAAAGGCGCACGCCAAAGCCTTCGGATCTGAGAGATCGGCCGGGACAAAATCGACCGAGGGATGTTCACGAAGGCCGAAACCATCAGCCCTTATGCCACGTGCGAGCAGCACGACGTGATGGCCATCCCTGGCCAGACGCTCAGCCAAATGCCGGCCAACAAAGCCTGTGCCTCCAGTGATCGCGATCTTCATCAAGCCTCCTTGCGCCGACGACGACGATAGGCAATCTGTGTAGGACAGACCGCGCTCAGGAAATCTCCCAAAGCACTGGCGATCTGCTCTGCATTCAGCTTGTAGAAGATGCGATTGCCGTCTCGCCGTTCAGAAACCAGGTCAGCATTCTTGAGAATCGATAAGTGCCGGGAAATCGACGGACCGGAGATGGGAAACAGTGCGGTAATCTGCCCCGCCGACAACTCGCCACCCTTCAATTCCTGCAGAATCTGCCGCCGCGTAGGATCGGCCAAAGCCCGGAACGCTTGGCTGGCTGATTTCATTAGTAGCAATTTAGCAAGATAGCTAAATGTGAGTCAACGTTACTGTCGTTCCGCGGTTTCGGTAGCGCCTTGCCAGCGCCCACATCTTTTCAATTCGGATGGCTTTCGCGTTCAATTCAAAGGACTTACTTGTGACGAGCTTATGTATAACACTATGGCTTGAATATAGGTGGAAGCGTACCAGGGAAGCCGAGCTAATGGGCGAAGCGACGAAAACCTTCGGGCTCGGCACCATCGGTATTGATGCTTCGGAGATTGGCGATGCGCCCGGGGACAAATTCCATGGTCTGGTGATTCGTCTGGGCCTGCTGCGGTCGTTTTTCGAACGAAATGTGTTGCGCGATTATCTACATGGCGGCGACTTCGCTGACGAAGTTTTCCAGGCGGCTGCGAGCCTTCCTTGCGACAGGGACGACGTTGGCGAGGCAATGGTCCAAATGGCAATGAAGCAGCGCCCAGAGGTGGACTGTTCGGAATTCAAGCGTGAGATGATCGCGCACGGTTACGATCCCGACGCGCCGAAGATCGATTCCAAGTTTCTCGCGTGGATGCGAAATCGTTGAATCTCCAGGTGTCCGAACAGACCAAAGCAAAAGCAACATCCGACACGGATTGCGCGGAAGATGCAGTGACGTACACGGATTCTTTGAGGATCGTCGTAGCTACCAAGCAATTGCGGATCCGTATTTGTTCGTCGTGTTTCCGTGTGATCCGTATCGGTTCTTGCTGTAAATCTATTTTGCCGGGGAGTAGCTTAAGTCTGGCCTGTAGACCGCCGACTCCGTAAACAAGTGGTCTGTCGAGTTTCGAATTGTCTTGTAGATTGAATCTGCCTGATCCTTTCCGTAAGTCTCAGTTACGACATCCTGTACCGATTTGGGCAATGGGGCGAAGTCTGCCCAGTTCTGACGCGCGTTGAGCAGCACAAATGTCGGTCCTTCACCGCCATTGATCAGTTGGAGCCATCCTGACGTCTTTGGCCAATCGGGCTGCTTCGCAAGAGCGTCATTGATCTTCTTGATCGCATCCATGAATTCGTTCTGCGCGCCGGGATGGAGCACGTAGATGGTGACAGCGGTGATCGGCGTTGGCGGTCGATTGGCGGCACCCAGACTCATGTCTGACCGATACAGATAGAAGCCGTTCCAACTGGCTTGCTCATGTGGGGACATGTTTGCCGTGGCATCGGCGGTGTCGGCTTTGCCCATCCGCTTCTCCCAATCGTCAAAGTCTTTCCAGGTATGTCCGCAGGTGGAGGTCACATACACGCCTGTATTCATGCCGGTTTCAATCGCGAATGTGGTCCATGTCCAGGTGTCATTCTGGCTCTTGTGGAACTGCATGTGCTTCTTTCGCCCTTGCTCCAGCTGCGCCTCGGAGCCGGGCTTCGGCTTTACGAAATAGATACGGCAAACATTGGAAGCATTCTGTGCATTGAGCTGCTGCGTGGAGGAACCACTACTCCCGGAACTTCCTTGTGCCCAACAAGCTACCGAACAGATCAAGCTCACTGCAAGAATCGCATTGCCTGATTTCATTAAATGTTTCTCTCCTGTGCGAGTTAACTCGCGTGCGCACCGTATCCGCTTCATCCCCGCATGTCAACGACATACTGCGTATGGCTCTCCTTCCTGCAGTAACTCTCCCCGAGTAACTACCTCCCAAAGCACAAAGAATTTGCTCACATTTTGCTTCCCTTGACCGTTGACAGGAGTCTAAGCTATCGTCCTGTCAGTCATTGACAGGAGACCTATGGGGAAGCCCACAGACTTGGTTCAGGGAACGCTCGACGTCCTTATTCTCAAGACGATTGCGCTACAGCCGATGCATGGATGGGGAATCGCGCAGCGCATCCGGCAGCTTTCGAATGAAGTGTTGCAAGTAGGCCAGGGGGCGCTGTATCCGGCATTACATCGGCTCGAGCAACAGGGATGGATCCAGGCGAAGTGGGGAGAGTCGGAGAACAATCGGCGCGCCAAGTATTACTCGCTCACGCGCGACGGTGCTAAGTCCCTGCGGCAACAGCAGGCGCAGTGGAGCCGTCTTTCGGGGGCAATTGATCTGGTGCTTGAGGCGATGTAATCGGAACCCCTGCGATGGCAGGGTTTGCAGGTTTTAGGAATTGTCATACTGAGGCCCGATGTTGGCCGAAGGATCTCCCGGAATGAGTCGGACTTTGATTGCTGCGTCCCGGCTCTTTCACGACGATCTTGGCCAAAAAGCCAGGAGGCGGCATGTACGTTCCCAATCATCGCGGGAGGCCCTTCGGCCAACATCGGGCCTCAGGATGACAGATTTGGGAAGTACGGTCGAGACACATGCGCTGGTACTACAAATTGCCGCTCCGTCTGCGCTCGCTCTTTCGCAGGGAACAGGCTGAACGCGAGCTGAACGAAGAGATCCAGTTTCATCTTCAATCCCTGATCGACCAATACGTCGCGCAGGGAATGAAGCCTGAAACTGCGCGGTACACCGCCCTCCGCGAACTCGGCCACCTGGAGCCGGTGAAGGAGCAGTGCCGCGAAATGCGCAATGTGAACTTTATCGAGAACGTTCTGCAGGACGTCCACTTTGGCCTGCGCATGCTGCGGCGCAACCCCGGCTTTTCGACGCTGGCGGTCCTATGTCTCATTCTGGGAATCGGTTCCAATGCGGCGGTCTTCAGCTGGATCGAAGGCATCCTGCTCCATCCCTATCCCGCCGTCGCTCATCAGGACCGACTGCTCATGCTTGCGGCAACCAGGCGCGGCGAAATCGGTTACAACGGGTTCTCCTGGCCCGACTTCCTGGATCTTCAGCGGAGCTGCACGCTCTGCGATGCGGTCATTGCGGAGAAGATCGTTGGCGTCACGCTCAGCATCGGTGACCGGGCCGAAAGCGGCGCAGGCAGCCTAGTCTCTTCGAACTATTTTGACGCGCTGGGTATTCGTCCCATTCTCGGACGCGGCTTCGAGCCCGACGAAGACTTTGGTCGCAATGCTCACCCGGTAACTGTAATCAGCTATCAGCTATGGCAAAACCGGTTCCACGGCGATCCCGGCATCGTCGGGAAGACGCAGGTACTCAATGGGCTGCCGCACACCATCGTCGGCGTTGCTCCGAAAGGGTTCTATGGGACCTTTATCGGGTACTCCTGGAAACTCTGGGTGCCCATCTCCATGCAGGAGAGGTTCGAGCCGGGCGGATACAAAACGGAAAATCGCGGCGAGCGCTGGATCGAGGGATTCCTGCGCATGAAGCCTGGCGTGACCTCCGAGCAGGTCCAGGCCGAAGTCTCCGGGTTCGCCGAGCGGCTGGAAAACAACTATCCCGCGACCAATCGCGGCCTGGGCATTAACGTGCTGCCGTTATGGAAGGCTCCCTTCAACGGCGCGTCTTTCATGCTTCCCACGTTGGGCATTGGGCTGGGTATCGGAGTGTTTGTGCTCCTGATCGTCTGCGCGAACGTCAGCAACCTGCTGCTGGTCAGGTTTTTCGCACGGCGCCACGAGATTTCTGCTCGCCTCGCGCTTGGCGCGACGCGCGGCCGCGTGCTGCGGCAACTCTTCACAGAAGGCCTGATCCTCTCCATAATCGGCGCAGCCGGCGGGATTGTGCTCGCATATTGGTGTCGTAACCTTCTCGTCGTCCTGATACCGCCACGCAGCGGTCCTATCTTTTTGCCGGGACAGATGGACTGGCGAGTGCTCGTGCTGAGCGCAGGCGTGTGCCTTATTTCCACCGTATTGTTCGCGCTGGTGCCGGTGCTCGAGAGCAGCAAAGTCGATCTCGCCTCGGCACTCAAGTCCGAATCGGGAAGCGTGATTGGAGCGAGGGGAAGAGCACGCATACGCGCCGGCCTGGTTGTAGTTCAGGTATCGCTCAGCTTTGTGCTGCTGGTAGGCGCCTGCCTCGTGGTTCTGAGTCTCGAGAAGATTCGCACTGGAAGCCCCGGGTTTTCCACCGACGGGGTGCTAAGCACAGCCGTCAATCTGATGGCCGCTGGGTACGACACCCCGCGCGCGAAGAACTTTCAGGACGCCCTCATAGACCGCGTGCAGACGATTCCCGGAATCGAATCGGCTGCCTACGGCCGGGTCGCACCCCTCGGCTATCGCGACTACACGGAGGCTCCAATCGCCGTCGAAGGATATGAGCCTGCGCTGAACGAGCAGCCAATGCTGTCGTTCA
This genomic window from Terriglobales bacterium contains:
- a CDS encoding tetratricopeptide repeat protein; the encoded protein is MSHPGPVADPAGNKITLDVSETFFSFFAGLNSCGYDQELSSSDPLRNQVRAAVIRSVAASEDAQFQRKQLCDYIRDHQAADPSRNIAQYVSLALYTTEPPEFKPTIKEADLPPDAQNVLGYLSVLQVFYQAAHLHELWTQYEPQYQAYVDRYHNQVANMILETDAYLRLPISGYVSRSFALYIEPLVAPGEINARNYSVNYLMVMAPDQGVLKMQPVRHTYLHYTLDPLALKRYNRMQGLKPLLQTVANAPLDEKFKTDIALLVTESLIRAVEIRTTPVPRIDNEDRKAREKRVEAIYSREVDEAMQQGFVLTRYFYEQFADFEKGEVGFQDAFGPMLTNLNLTLGREQKRAREITFAKQGSPDLVRATLRAPGDSLDAAEESLIAGDAKGAEEIATGAISGGSGDQARAAFILARASSLQGRMKDAIDNFQKTLQLSHDPRMLAWSHIYLGRIFDIQENRESALRHYNAALNVGDTAPDTKIAAERGLQKPYEASRNK
- a CDS encoding DUF2007 domain-containing protein, with the protein product MQDDDLVVVHTFSDQFEADMALSALEAAEIDAIIQADTAGGMRPHIAWASGGFKVLVREEDALEAKEILESRVRPE
- a CDS encoding site-2 protease family protein; translation: MGTIDHTSAITPQVISNCPRCRRELAAGALVCDQCNALVHSEQLTQLSAQAKLLEESGELLQARDTWLSALPLLPPNAKQAEWIQQHARDLQNDAARVPVPKQENQWARKLGPMAPIAVILAKSKGLLALFKLNFLLSLAGFIAVYWKLWGAKFGAGFAILILLHEMGHFIDIKRRGLPADMPVFLPGLGAYVRWQALGVTVETRAAISLAGPLAGLISGAVCAVVYFETGNPLWGGLARAGAWLNIMNLIPIWMLDGGQAASALSKMERLILLTGSLALWLLLRENVFFLVALGALWRSFSKDLPAHSSPRTLTYFLVVMTGLGLVMRLMPGEGFGR
- a CDS encoding NAD(P)H-binding protein, which codes for MKIAITGGTGFVGRHLAERLARDGHHVVLLARGIRADGFGLREHPSVDFVPADLSDPKALACAFSGCDAVAHCAGINRQIGQQTYQRVHIQGTANVTQAAKTAGVRKIVLISFLRARPNCGSAYHESKWEAEELVRNSGLDHTILKCGMIYGRGDHMLDHLSHTIFTLPIFAKVGLREKPIRPVPIQDLVDVICAALLDGRLSRATVAVTGAEELYLSEAVRRVGRVLGKKTLILPAPVWFLYTLAHVFELTMRVPLIALAQVRILEEGVVDAAPPCAAAPNDLQPSRRFTPEQIRTGLPEPGPFTLRDLRCV
- a CDS encoding metalloregulator ArsR/SmtB family transcription factor, which codes for MKSASQAFRALADPTRRQILQELKGGELSAGQITALFPISGPSISRHLSILKNADLVSERRDGNRIFYKLNAEQIASALGDFLSAVCPTQIAYRRRRRKEA
- a CDS encoding PadR family transcriptional regulator; translation: MGKPTDLVQGTLDVLILKTIALQPMHGWGIAQRIRQLSNEVLQVGQGALYPALHRLEQQGWIQAKWGESENNRRAKYYSLTRDGAKSLRQQQAQWSRLSGAIDLVLEAM
- a CDS encoding ABC transporter permease, translated to MRWYYKLPLRLRSLFRREQAERELNEEIQFHLQSLIDQYVAQGMKPETARYTALRELGHLEPVKEQCREMRNVNFIENVLQDVHFGLRMLRRNPGFSTLAVLCLILGIGSNAAVFSWIEGILLHPYPAVAHQDRLLMLAATRRGEIGYNGFSWPDFLDLQRSCTLCDAVIAEKIVGVTLSIGDRAESGAGSLVSSNYFDALGIRPILGRGFEPDEDFGRNAHPVTVISYQLWQNRFHGDPGIVGKTQVLNGLPHTIVGVAPKGFYGTFIGYSWKLWVPISMQERFEPGGYKTENRGERWIEGFLRMKPGVTSEQVQAEVSGFAERLENNYPATNRGLGINVLPLWKAPFNGASFMLPTLGIGLGIGVFVLLIVCANVSNLLLVRFFARRHEISARLALGATRGRVLRQLFTEGLILSIIGAAGGIVLAYWCRNLLVVLIPPRSGPIFLPGQMDWRVLVLSAGVCLISTVLFALVPVLESSKVDLASALKSESGSVIGARGRARIRAGLVVVQVSLSFVLLVGACLVVLSLEKIRTGSPGFSTDGVLSTAVNLMAAGYDTPRAKNFQDALIDRVQTIPGIESAAYGRVAPLGYRDYTEAPIAVEGYEPALNEQPMLSFNEVGPSYFSTMGIPLISGREFTRADNETSPPVAIVNEAMVTQYWYGENPVGKRFQVNGRWVQVVGVAKLSKYRSIMEAPKAFFYVPLRQNFAPTTGLVLRTQQPADAIARALAREVHALDPDLAPYAVITMREQIERSTSGQHAAVMLLTIFGSLAVLLATIGLYGVLSYAVSQSTRELGLRMALGARGSDLLRIVISQGLSLTATGVIVGATIALAGTRLLGYLLYKVSPRDPLAFGSAFAVMIVAALAACFVPALRATRTDPVRALRQ